In Penicillium psychrofluorescens genome assembly, chromosome: 5, a single window of DNA contains:
- a CDS encoding uncharacterized protein (ID:PFLUO_007661-T1.cds;~source:funannotate): MGSEKPIVLHLGDPVQHNKELFAQLSDKFTVIRPSLEERQRDAFCKALKEKKWGDFQGIFRPWWNTGGEMGRWDSELIPLLPSTVTVFASAGAGHDWMDVDILAEHGIVYCNGAQASSEAVADMAIFNIISVFRNMQWSMDGARSSDPNLFLEAHRGTAATAHNPQTQNLGIIGLGNIGYTIARKAYACFGMKIYYQDLCRKSVEQEKAIDASFCQTLDELLAVADCTVLATPFGGSKLITKETLAKFKKGSKFVNIARGTLVDEAALVDALKSGHLSAVGLDVHENEPHVNKELAKMKNVTLTAHTAGGAVETEIGFERLSMENVQRVLTGQDPLTPVNKHLFR; this comes from the exons ATGGGGTCCGAAAAGCCTATTGttctccacctcggagaCCCGGTCCAGCATAACAAGGAGCTCTTTGCCCAACTCTCCGACAAATTTACGGTGATTCGCCCCTCGCTGGAGGAGCGGCAGCGCGATGCATTCTGCAAAGCATTGAAGGAGAAAAAATGGGGTGATTTCCAGGGCATTTTCCGGCCGTGGTGGAACACCGGAGGCGAAATGGGGCGCTGGGATTCCGAGTTGATTCCGCTGCTCCCGTCGACTGTGACGGTCTTTGCCAGCGCCGGTGCGGGCCACGACTGGATGGATGTTGATATTCTCGCAGAGCATG GAATTGTCTACTGTAATGGAGCACAGGCATCGAGCGAAGCTGTCGCTGACATG GCTATCTTCAACATCATCTCCGTCTTCCGCAACATGCAATGGTCCATGGATGGTGCTCGTTCCAGCGATCCAAACCTCTTTCTCGAGGCGCATCGTGGCACCGCAGCAACTGCGCACAACCCGCAGACACAAAATTTGGGTATCATCGGTCTTGGAAACATTGGCTA CACCATCGCCCGCAAGGCATATGCATGTTTCGGAATGAAGATCTACTACCAAGATCTGTGTCGCAAATCAGTCGAGCAAGAAAAGGCCATCGATGCCTCTTTCTGTCAAACCTTGGATGAATTACTCGCGGTCGCAGACTGTACTGTATTGGCAACTCCATTTGGCGGATCCAAGCTTATCACCAAGGAGACCCTGGCCAAATTCAAGAAGGGATCCAAATTCGTCAATATTGCCCGCGGGACACTGGTTGATGAAGCCGCGTTGGTGGATGCTTTGAAGTCGGGACACTTGTCTGCTGTTGGTTTGGACGTTCATGAAAACGAGCCTCATGTGAACAAGGAGCTGGCAAAGATGAAAAACGTCAC ATTGACTGCACACACGGCTGGAGGCGCTGTTGAGACTGAGATTGGATTCGAGAGACTTTCGATGGAGAATGTTCAGCGCGTGCTAACGGGCCAGGACCCGTTGACACCAGTAAACAAGCATTTATTCAGATAA
- a CDS encoding uncharacterized protein (ID:PFLUO_007660-T1.cds;~source:funannotate) — MTSTSRMVKSGVIAFVALELESAGSLEKSTYTQYYLSAKQGLEECLRDISHDRRIILSQLRHILAVLFLLSYIDLLTKDVSKAHANLREGFNTLQMVEIENLCITEKRLLSWLRLLDARAVSAGGEGLFLTDEDSAINTDLRSPDSSIGEVESGLEDAEAALEDFVMRPAYFFFQKVQLFMGRVSKIDPWHRQRGTVEDETEVMVIAASITRDIKSLWQQRPPLMDHAVAGRLSTLLSPGLAETITRTMRVYHANYHASFIHLHRVAYKNLPRTADVIKAMDEIRQVTRLVLESPCPSSPPDISTIATPSGSTGSMHSLPVNMLWPLLMLGVETEDTDQRTWVLSCIKGMENVASNAGITHDVLQEVIRRQDETKQRVDIRKVMHEIFDRAFAIV, encoded by the exons ATGACGTCCACTTCTCGTATGGTCAAATCCGGTGTTATCGCCTTTGTCGCTCTGGAGTTAGAGTCCGCAGGGTCCTTGGAGAAGTCAACCTACACGCAATACTATCTGTCCGCGAAGCAGGGACTAGAAGAGTGTTTAAGGGATATCAGCCATGATCGCAGGATAATTTTGTCGCAACTACGACATATCCTGGCTGTTCTTTTCTTATTGTCCTACATCGATCTTCTTACAAAAGACGTCTCCAAAGCGCATGCCAATCTGCGGGAGGGCTTCAATACTTTGCAGATGGTGGAAATTGAGAATTTGTGTATTACAG AAAAACGCCTTCTTTCTTGGCTACGACTACTGGATGCAAGAGCCGTGAGCGCCGGTGGTGAAGGACTATTCCTTACGGATGAGGACAGCGCAATCAACACAGACCTTCGATCACCAGACAGCTCTATCGGAGAAGTCGAATCGGGGCTAGAAGATGCGGAAGCAGCACTGGAAGATTTCGTGATGCGGCCTgcatacttcttcttccagaaaGTGCAGCTTTTCATGGGCCGGGTCTCCAAGATTGATCCCTGGCATCGTCAACGCGGGACAGTCGAAGATGAAACTGAAGTGATGGTTATTGCAGCATCCATTACTCGCGACATCAAATCACTTTGGCAACAGCGGCCACCATTGATGGATCATGCTGTTGCTGGGAGGCTTTCAACCCTTCTATCGCCTGGGTTGGCGGAGACTATTACTCGGACTATGAGGGTATACCACGCAAACTACCATGCAAGCTTCATTCATCTGCATCGCGTAGCATATAAAA ATCTTCCACGAACAGCGGATGTAATCAAAGCCATGGATGAGATTCGCCAGGTAACCCGACTTGTTCTAGAAAGTCCGTgcccttcctcgcctccagaCATCTCAACAATAGCTACTCCAAGTGGCTCCACAGGATCGATGCATTCACTTCCCGTCAACATGCTGTGGCCACTTCTGATGCTAGGCGTCGAGACAGAAGATACCGACCAGCGAACCTGGGTGCTATCATGTATCAAGGGGATGGAGAATGTTGCTTCCAACGCTGGTATCACTCATGACGTGCTTCAAGAGGTGATACGAAGACAGGATGAAACTAAACAGCGGGTCGATATCAGGAAAGTGATGCATGAGATCTTTGATCGTGCCTTTGCTATCGTGTAA